In Nicotiana tabacum cultivar K326 chromosome 21, ASM71507v2, whole genome shotgun sequence, one DNA window encodes the following:
- the LOC107766332 gene encoding putative protein phosphatase 2C 60: MLSRLINFLRACWRPSSDHSVYAGSDAAGRQDGLFWYKDSGQHLIGEFSMAVVQANNLLEDQSQIESGSLSLLDSGPCGTFAGIYDGHGGPETSRYISDHLFQHLKRFAAEQNCMSADVIRKAFQATEEGFFSLVAKQWPTKPQIAAVGSCCLVAVICNGTLYVANVGDSRAVLGRLVKATGEVLAIQLSAEHNASIESVRQELHSMHPDDSQIVVLKHNVWRVKGLIQISRSIGDIYLKKAEYNREPLYAKFRLKEPFKRPILSADPSITVQELEPHDQFLILASDGLWEHLSNQEAVDIVQNNPRSGSARRLVKTALHEAAKKREMRYSDLKKIDRGVRRHFHDDISVIVVFLDSNLVSRANSLRGPTLSLRGGGMNFPAKSLAPCATPIELGTT; this comes from the exons ATGTTATCAAGGCTGATAAATTTCCTGAGGGCCTGTTGGCGGCCATCATCGGACCATTCTGTATATGCTGGTTCGGATGCAGCTGGACGGCAAGATGGACTTTTTTGGTATAAGGACAGTGGTCAACACTTGATTGGTGAGTTCTCAATGGCAGTTGTACAGGCCAACAATTTGCTGGAGGATCAAAGCCAGATCGAGTCGGGCTCTTTGAGCTTGCTTGATTCGGGCCCCTGCGGTACGTTTGCTGGGATATATGATGGTCATGGTGGACCTGAAACATCACGGTATATCAGTGATCACCTCTTTCAGCATCTCAAGA GGTTTGCAGCCGAACAAAATTGTATGTCTGCGGATGTAATACGAAAAGCATTTCAAGCAACAGAAGAGGGATTCTTTTCTCTGGTTGCAAAGCAATGGCCAACGAAGCCACAGATAGCTGCTGTTGGATCTTGCTGTCTTGTTGCGGTGATCTGCAATGGCACCCTTTATGTTGCGAATGTAGGTGATTCCCGAGCTGTTTTAGGAAGGCTTGTGAAGGCTACGGGGGAGGTTCTTGCGATCCAGCTTTCAGCTGAGCATAACGCGAGTATTGAATCTGTCAGACAGGAGTTGCATTCAATGCATCCAGATGATTCACAGATAGTGGTTTTGAAGCATAATGTATGGCGTGTCAAGGGTCTTATTCAG ATTTCGAGATCTATTGGTGATATATACCTTAAAAAGGCTGAATACAACAGGGAGCCTTTGTATGCAAAGTTTCGGTTAAAGGAACCTTTTAAAAGGCCCATACTGAGCGCTGATCCATCAATTACAGTTCAAGAACTCGAACCGCATGATCAATTTCTCATATTAGCTTCTGATGGTCTTTGGGAACATCTTAGCAATCAAGAGGCAGTTGATATAGTACAAAATAACCCCCGAAGC GGAAGCGCTCGGAGGCTTGTAAAAACTGCATTGCATGAAGCAGCAAAGAAGAGGGAGATGAGATATTCTGATCTGAAGAAGATCGATCGTGGTGTTAGGAGGCATTTTCATGATGATATCTCAGTCATAGTTGTGTTTCTTGATTCAAATCTTGTAAGTAGGGCGAACTCGCTGAGGGGCCCCACTTTATCTCTCAGAGGAGGTGGTATGAACTTTCCAGCAAAAAGTTTGGCTCCCTGTGCTACTCCCATAGAACTCGGTACCACTTAA
- the LOC107766336 gene encoding uncharacterized protein LOC107766336: protein MAHENRTITSSFIARRYLKEIGSNRDWKVAEFRDRVSVELRAQVTLSQAKRAKMKAIALIDGNIKDQYKIMWDYCNEIDRTNPGSTVCMKFIDNEIPNEPQRFQRIYICFASCKLGFRAGCRKIVGVDGCWLKGPMYGTQLLSAVGMDGNNNIFPVAYAIVEKESKDTWVWFLNHLAADLNIHETGWNFMSDKQKGLIEAFNEVFPHVNHRFCVRHLHNNFKRAGFGGITLKKALWAAAKATTRSKFNNCMEDILKLDPDAATWLNDKDPSEWSMSHFSSDAKCDTLLNNMCEVFNSMILDARDKPIVTLLEKLRYLLMARMLANREKAEKWNLGNVCPKIKDMLHKNQIAAAEYIPRKSNYWSYEILGATVTDNWAVDLQNKSCSCRKWSLTGVPCKHAIAAIWAKKDNILDYVHDCYKVEIYRRIYENSILPMNGPQLWPKSSKVPPLPPKIVRNSKRGRMQKLRRKEQDEVGASRTKMKRKQKSLDCSICHKPGHNKRTCKYNIVQEETTSSVRPKLHVTLFFMLEEDMMKRDMEKWNRSKWDSCAGILLLLLGLSNSIEEAEIGAIVAEIELEKATTKAAKKAPAKEILLCLNSY, encoded by the exons ATGGCACATGAAAATAGGACAATCACGTCATCTTTCATTGCAAGAAGATACCTCAAAGAAATTGGATCAAACAGGGATTGGAAAGTGGCTGAATTCAGAGATAGAGTAAGCGTTGAACTAAGAGCTCAAGTGACGTTATCTCAAGCTAAAAGAGCTAAGATGAAGGCTATTGCATTAATTGATGGTAACATTAAAGATCAGTATAAAATAATGTGGGATTATTGCAATGAAATTGATAGGACAAATCCGGGCAGCACAGTTTGCATGAAGTTCATTGATAACGAGATCCCTAATGAGCCACAAAGATTTCAaagaatatatatttgttttGCTTCCTGCAAGCTTGGCTTTAGAGCGGGTTGTAGAAAAATAGTAGGGGTGGATGGATGTTGGTTGAAAGGTCCAATGTATGGGACTCAATTATTATCTGCAGTCGGCATGGATGGTAACAATAACATATTCCCTGTTGCCTATGCAATTGTAGAAAAGGAAAGCAAAGACACATGGGTTTGGTTTTTGAATCATTTGGCGGCTGACTTGAATATACATGAGACTGGTTGGAACTTTATGTCTGACAAACAAAAAGGACTTATTGAAGCTTTTAATGAAGTTTTTCCTCATGTTAACCATAGGTTCTGTGTAAGACACCTCCATAATAATTTCAAGAGGGCTGGCTTTGGTGGCATCACATTAAAAAAAGCACTTTGGGCTGCTGCAAAGGCTACTACTAGGAGTAAATTTAATAATTGTATGGAAGATATTTTAAAGTTAGATCCTGATGCTGCTACTTGGTTAAATGATAAAGATCCTAGCGAATGGTCTATGTCGCATTTCTCTTCAGATGCTAAGTGTGATACCTTACTAAATAATATGTGTGAAGTATTTAATAGCATGATACTTGATGCTAGAGACAAGCCAATTGTGACACTTTTGGAGAAATTACGATATCTACTCATGGCTAGAATGCTAGCTAATAGGGAGAAGGCAGAGAAATGGAATTTGGGCAATGTTTGTCCGAAGATCAAGGATATGTTACACAAAAATCAGATTGCAGCTGCTGAATATATACCTAGAAAATCTAATTACTGGAGCTATGAAATTTTAGGAGCTACAGTTACAGACAATTGGGCAGTTGACTTGCAGAATAAATCTTGTAGTTGCAGAAAATGGAGTCTCACTGGAGTCCCTTGCAAGCATGCTATTGCGGCAATTTGGGCTAAGAAGGATAATATTCTTGACTATGTCCATGATTGTTACAAGGTGGAAATATATAGAAGAATTTATGAAAACTCAATTCTTCCAATGAATGGGCCACAACTGTGGCCTAAGTCAAGTAAAGTTCCTCCTCTGCCTCCAAAGATTGTGAGAAATAGTAAGCGAGGAAGAATGCAAAAGCTACGAAGAAAGGAACAAGATGAAGTTGGAGCTAGTCGAACAAAGATGAAACGAAAGCAAAAATCTCTAGATTGTAGTATCTGTCACAAGCCTGGCCATAACAAAAGGACTTGCAAATATAATATTGTACAAGAAGAAACTACCTCTTCAGTTCGTCCCAAACTACATGTAACGTTGTTTTTTAT GTTAGAAGAGGATATGATGAAGCGGGACATGGAGAAGTGGAACAGGAGCAAATGGGACAG CTGTGCTGGAATTCTACTGTTATTGTTGGGCTTAAGCAACTCAATCGAGGAAGCTGAGATTGGTGCCATTGTTGCTGAGATTGAGTTGGAGAAAGCAACTACAAAAGCTGCAAAAAAGGCTCCTGCAAAAGAAATCTTGTTGTGCTTAAATTCATATTAG